The Blastococcus sp. HT6-4 genome window below encodes:
- a CDS encoding HIT domain-containing protein encodes MTTGPNEPYRVAVSSDDGGPATVFEHLWTPYRMAYIRGEGKPTGSHDCPFCVIPTLDDEAGLVVARGTSVFAVLNLYPYNAGHLMLVPYRHVPDYTDLTAEEVAELGAFTQTAMRVVRAVTGAHGFNIGMNQGSVAGAGIADHLHQHAVPRWGGDTNFMPVVGLTRVLPQVLGETRALLAAAWAEYVTPVSEA; translated from the coding sequence ATGACCACCGGCCCGAACGAGCCGTACCGGGTCGCCGTGTCCTCCGACGACGGCGGCCCGGCAACGGTGTTCGAGCACCTGTGGACGCCCTACCGGATGGCCTACATCCGGGGGGAGGGGAAGCCCACGGGCTCCCACGACTGCCCGTTCTGCGTCATCCCGACCCTCGACGACGAGGCCGGGCTGGTGGTCGCGCGGGGGACGTCGGTCTTCGCCGTCCTCAACCTGTACCCGTACAACGCCGGCCACCTGATGCTGGTCCCGTACCGGCACGTGCCCGACTACACCGACCTCACCGCCGAGGAGGTGGCCGAGCTCGGGGCGTTCACGCAGACGGCGATGCGGGTGGTGCGTGCGGTCACCGGCGCGCACGGGTTCAACATCGGCATGAACCAGGGTTCGGTGGCCGGGGCCGGCATCGCCGACCACCTGCACCAGCACGCGGTGCCGCGCTGGGGCGGGGACACCAACTTCATGCCGGTCGTCGGTCTCACCCGGGTGCTGCCGCAGGTGCTGGGGGAGACCCGCGCGCTGCTGGCCGCCGCCTGGGCCGAGTACGTCACACCGGTCTCGGAGGCCTGA
- a CDS encoding phosphatidylinositol mannoside acyltransferase, with amino-acid sequence MSGARQQLAERLSDAGYAAGWRAVRALPEPVARAAFDRAGRWTAGRDGVGVRQLRANLRVATRGALSEAALDDLTAEALSSYARYWQEAFRLPTLTAERIRRDTALPGIEHIARAREEGRGVVIALPHSGNWDAAGAWFVDWLGGPFMTVAERLKPESLYRRFLEYRESLGMRVVPLTGGERPSADVLREWLADGGVACLLVDRNLGAGGVPVTFFGRAATMPGGPALLADRTGAALVPAVGQFTDTGWRVCVHPEVPVQGPGRLKDRVATAMQGVADAFTTTIAQRPVDWHMLGRVWPDVPADPPRRGEGATA; translated from the coding sequence GTGAGCGGGGCCCGGCAGCAGCTGGCCGAGCGGCTCTCCGACGCCGGCTACGCCGCCGGCTGGCGCGCGGTGCGCGCGCTCCCCGAGCCGGTCGCCCGGGCCGCCTTCGACCGCGCCGGCCGCTGGACGGCCGGGCGCGACGGGGTGGGCGTCCGCCAGCTCCGGGCCAACCTGCGCGTCGCGACGCGCGGTGCGCTCAGCGAGGCCGCCCTGGACGACCTCACCGCCGAGGCGCTGAGCTCCTACGCGCGCTACTGGCAGGAGGCGTTCCGGCTGCCGACCCTCACCGCCGAGCGGATCCGCCGGGACACCGCACTCCCCGGGATCGAGCACATCGCCCGTGCCCGCGAGGAGGGGCGCGGCGTGGTCATCGCCCTGCCGCACAGCGGCAACTGGGACGCGGCCGGTGCCTGGTTCGTCGACTGGCTCGGCGGACCCTTCATGACCGTCGCCGAACGGCTGAAGCCGGAGTCGCTCTACCGGCGCTTCCTCGAGTACCGGGAGTCCCTGGGCATGCGGGTCGTGCCGCTCACCGGCGGCGAACGGCCCAGCGCCGACGTGCTGCGGGAGTGGCTCGCCGACGGCGGCGTGGCGTGCCTGCTGGTCGACCGCAACCTCGGCGCGGGCGGCGTCCCGGTCACCTTCTTCGGCCGCGCGGCCACCATGCCGGGCGGCCCGGCGCTCCTGGCCGACCGCACCGGCGCCGCCCTCGTCCCGGCCGTCGGCCAGTTCACCGACACCGGCTGGCGGGTGTGCGTCCACCCCGAGGTGCCGGTGCAGGGGCCCGGCCGGCTCAAGGACCGGGTGGCGACGGCGATGCAGGGCGTGGCCGACGCGTTCACCACGACGATCGCGCAGCGGCCCGTGGACTGGCACATGCTCGGCCGTGTCTGGCCCGACGTCCCCGCCGACCCGCCACGGCGCGGCGAGGGAGCGACCGCCTGA
- the pgsA gene encoding phosphatidylinositol phosphate synthase — protein MLGVNARPVVAKVVNPLAVRLARIGVTPDMVTITGTVGAVVASAALIATGHLFWGAFAVTLFVLLDMLDGALARLRGGGSLFGAVLDSTGDRAADAAIFGALVWWFSGAGDNRLLVLLALLCLVLGVLTSYIKARAEGMGLACDVGVVERTERLILVLVGTGFTGLGIPYAVDVALWVLLVGSAVTVGQRVLAVKRAAAGRRITS, from the coding sequence GTGCTCGGCGTCAACGCCCGTCCCGTCGTGGCCAAGGTGGTGAACCCCCTGGCCGTCCGACTGGCGCGCATCGGGGTCACCCCGGACATGGTCACCATCACCGGGACCGTCGGCGCCGTGGTGGCCTCCGCCGCGCTCATCGCCACCGGGCACCTGTTCTGGGGCGCCTTCGCGGTGACCCTCTTCGTGCTGCTCGACATGCTCGACGGTGCGCTGGCCCGGCTGCGCGGCGGGGGCTCGCTGTTCGGCGCGGTCCTCGACTCCACCGGCGACCGCGCCGCGGACGCCGCGATCTTCGGTGCGCTCGTGTGGTGGTTCTCCGGAGCGGGGGACAACCGCCTGCTGGTCCTGCTCGCGCTGCTCTGCCTCGTGCTCGGGGTGCTGACGTCCTACATCAAGGCGCGCGCGGAGGGCATGGGGCTGGCCTGCGACGTCGGGGTGGTGGAGCGCACCGAGCGGCTGATCCTCGTCCTCGTCGGCACCGGCTTCACCGGGCTCGGGATCCCGTACGCCGTCGACGTCGCCCTGTGGGTGCTGCTGGTCGGCAGCGCGGTCACGGTGGGGCAGCGCGTCCTGGCCGTGAAGCGGGCGGCGGCCGGCCGGCGGATCACCTCGTGA